A single region of the Nicotiana sylvestris chromosome 6, ASM39365v2, whole genome shotgun sequence genome encodes:
- the LOC104216728 gene encoding zinc finger protein SHOOT GRAVITROPISM 5-like produces the protein MLSINNPNSSSDPFTSSENGNNCNRRKRRPAGTPDPDAEVVSLSPKTLLESDQYVCEICNQGFQRDQNLQMHRRRHKVPWKLLKRETPIVRKRVFVCPEPTCLHHDPCHALGDLVGIKKHFRRKHSNHKQWVCDKCSKGYAVQSDYKAHLKTCGTRGHSCDCGRVFSRVESFIEHQDACSFSRLRSDSKSLQPTPCLSRTASSPTPSSDTNLTTVPWPSFLISNKPKTFLKNDVKQHNLELQLLTTTTTTTSLSSPFDISVSSKPNDGHSTHLQLSIGSSDFNEKNDSENDTHKSRNGPNLDVSLTLKDEARERLSQAMAEKAYAEEARKQAKRQIELAEQEFANAKRIRRQAQGELEKAQALKEQAIRQINSTLSQITCHVCKQQFQAKRIATTSIVPSYDMRLSHISSGLTEHKM, from the exons ATGTTAAGCATTAATAACCCAAATTCCTCTTCCGACCCTTTCACTTCCTCAGAGAATGGAAATAATTgtaatagaagaaaaagaaggccAGCAGGAACCCCAG atccaGATGCAGAAGTGGTATCCCTATCACCAAAAACGTTATTGGAATCAGATCAATACGTATGTGAGATCTGTAACCAAGGATTTCAAAGGGACCAAAATTTACAGATGCATAGAAGAAGGCATAAAGTACCATGGAAATTGCTGAAAAGAGAAACCCCAATAGTTCGAAAGAGAGTTTTTGTGTGTCCAGAACCAACTTGTCTACACCATGACCCTTGTCATGCTCTTGGTGATCTTGTTGGTATTAAGAAACACTTCAGAAGGAAACACAGTAATCACAAACAATGGGTTTGTGACAAATGCTCAAAAGGCTATGCAGTTCAGTCCGATTACAAAGCACATCTCAAAACCTGTGGCACTCGTGGCCATTCTTGTGATTGTGGCCGCGTCTTCTCTAG GGTGGAGAGCTTCATAGAGCACCAAGATGCCTGTAGCTTCAGCAGACTCCGATCAGATTCAAAATCTTTACAGCCAACACCTTGCCTTTCTCGGACAGCTTCAAGTCCCACCCCGTCAAGTGACACTAATCTCACTACAGTTCCATGGCCTAGTTTCCTTATATCCAATAAGCCAAAAACATTTCTCAAGAATGACGTAAAGCAACACAATTTAGAGCTCCAGCTCTTGACTACTACAACTACTACTACATCTTTATCTAGCCCCTTTGATATCTCTGTATCATCTAAACCGAACGATGGTCACTCCACTCATCTTCAACTCTCCATTGGTTCATCCGATTTCAATGAAAAAAATGACTCAGAAAATGACACGCACAAATCAAGAAATGGTCCAAATTTGGATGTTTCATTGACACTTAAAGACGAAGCGCGAGAGCGGTTGAGTCAGGCCATGGCTGAAAAAGCCTATGCCGAAGAGGCAAGAAAACAAGCCAAGAGACAAATTGAATTGGCCGAGCAAGAATTCGCCAATGCCAAGAGGATTAGACGACAAGCACAAGGGGAGTTAGAAAAGGCTCAAGCTTTGAAGGAGCAAGCAATCAGGCAAATTAATTCTACTCTTTCACAAATCACTTGTCATGTTTGCAAACAACAATTCCAAGCTAAAAGGATAGCAACAACAAGTATAGTTCCTTCTTATGATATGCGGTTGAGCCATATTTCTTCAGGTTTAACAGAACACAAAATGTAA